The proteins below come from a single Methanobrevibacter sp. genomic window:
- a CDS encoding DUF2142 domain-containing protein yields the protein MNNVLNEYYGLLIDKKHLIVIYVVAILLLTIGMFSPKNFQYPTTEILFFIFTVFLGIFLILYSLKHQNEIHKIAFLVIIIVGGLSVFFAPPFIIPDEYFHINHVLDILNGNLFSNSYRVPVNKFYEPLYANLYHSLKIDPGIRTLLLNNEVAFKPISNYGEIYLLDRTTESPFYAYIFSALGLYIAKALNVGIVCAIWLSRIPNLLVYAFVTYFVIKKAPLYKMALLVITCNPLILSLVASSNYDSFNFMCLIVAIGFFLLMYENQVKLKYLLGFVVCCILMGLVKPQFLFTAVLLFIIPFKNFNFKRINHKQYRIIISAIVALIIVIMVVGMFLILKGNISPGVNGHRQLIYLASHPNHVFSVFGDGLNFLQNLTVSTPGYRKYFVDSFKGAELYNILYSAFFIGFSIFYPLKIKLSKNKRIFLGIAILIFYFGTFFLIYLMWHAVGGAHVTGAQARYFIPALPLIPLILNYPFRKIENIKDYTFLGVIIFSVSLLMFLVTHFY from the coding sequence ATGAATAATGTTTTAAATGAATATTATGGCTTGTTGATAGATAAGAAGCATTTAATAGTGATTTATGTTGTAGCTATTTTATTATTAACCATTGGAATGTTTTCTCCGAAAAATTTTCAATATCCCACTACTGAAATTCTTTTCTTTATTTTTACTGTATTTTTAGGAATTTTTCTTATCCTATATTCATTAAAACATCAAAATGAGATCCATAAGATTGCATTTCTAGTTATTATAATCGTTGGAGGCCTGAGTGTATTTTTTGCACCTCCTTTCATTATTCCCGACGAATATTTCCATATAAACCATGTTTTGGATATCTTAAACGGCAATCTTTTTAGCAACAGCTATCGGGTTCCTGTAAACAAGTTTTACGAGCCATTATATGCCAACCTATACCATTCATTGAAGATAGATCCAGGAATAAGAACATTACTTTTAAACAATGAGGTGGCATTCAAACCAATTTCAAATTATGGAGAAATATATCTACTAGACAGAACAACAGAATCCCCATTTTATGCATATATCTTCTCAGCATTGGGCTTGTATATCGCAAAGGCTTTGAATGTTGGAATAGTATGTGCAATTTGGCTTTCCAGAATTCCAAATCTTTTAGTTTATGCATTCGTTACCTATTTCGTGATTAAAAAGGCACCATTGTATAAAATGGCATTGCTGGTTATTACCTGCAACCCTTTGATCCTTTCATTGGTTGCTTCTTCAAACTATGATTCCTTCAATTTCATGTGCCTAATTGTTGCTATCGGATTTTTCCTATTGATGTATGAAAACCAGGTTAAATTAAAATATCTGTTGGGTTTTGTTGTTTGCTGCATTCTGATGGGACTTGTAAAGCCACAGTTCCTATTTACAGCTGTTTTATTGTTTATAATTCCATTCAAGAACTTCAACTTCAAAAGAATAAACCACAAACAATACAGAATTATCATATCAGCCATAGTAGCATTGATTATTGTAATTATGGTTGTAGGCATGTTCCTGATTCTAAAGGGAAACATTTCACCTGGGGTAAATGGACATCGCCAATTGATCTATCTTGCATCACATCCAAACCATGTTTTCAGCGTTTTTGGAGATGGGTTGAACTTCCTGCAAAACCTAACTGTCAGCACCCCAGGATATAGGAAATATTTTGTAGACTCCTTTAAAGGTGCTGAGTTATACAATATTCTTTATTCAGCATTTTTCATTGGTTTTTCAATATTCTATCCTCTTAAAATCAAATTATCTAAAAACAAAAGAATATTTTTAGGAATTGCTATTTTAATATTCTATTTCGGAACATTTTTCCTAATATATCTCATGTGGCATGCTGTTGGAGGGGCCCATGTGACCGGTGCACAGGCAAGATACTTCATACCGGCGCTACCGTTAATTCCATTAATATTGAATTATCCATTTAGAAAAATAGAAAACATTAAGGATTATACGTTTTTAGGCGTCATAATCTTTTCAGTAAGTTTATTAATGTTTTTAGTTACTCATTTCTATTAA
- a CDS encoding CatA-like O-acetyltransferase, which produces MKKIDFNLESNPFINFQSARYCMSARVNAEKTYNFSKENGYSFFLISLGCILKAANMVPQLKRRIIEGEAIEYDYLDGVTPIMDEDNEIYREMRVVPPMGFDSVKEWHDQIKQLENDILSCKNPGFEIEMEKRDLENIVNCSCIPWVDFDSITNCVVDGLATQPLITWGKFNENSEFTVSITVSHIFVNGRELGYFYQYLQESLDHPEDIICAIQ; this is translated from the coding sequence ATGAAAAAAATCGATTTCAATTTAGAATCAAATCCATTTATTAATTTTCAATCAGCAAGATACTGCATGTCTGCAAGAGTAAATGCAGAAAAAACCTATAACTTTTCAAAAGAAAATGGCTATTCCTTTTTCCTGATTTCATTGGGATGCATATTGAAAGCAGCCAATATGGTTCCCCAACTCAAAAGAAGAATTATTGAAGGTGAAGCAATTGAATACGATTACCTTGATGGCGTGACTCCAATAATGGATGAGGACAATGAAATTTACCGTGAAATGAGAGTTGTTCCACCTATGGGATTCGATAGTGTAAAGGAATGGCATGACCAGATAAAACAATTGGAAAATGACATTTTAAGTTGTAAAAACCCTGGATTTGAAATAGAAATGGAGAAAAGGGATCTTGAAAACATAGTAAACTGTTCCTGCATTCCATGGGTTGATTTTGATTCAATAACAAACTGCGTTGTTGACGGATTGGCTACACAGCCACTGATAACATGGGGCAAATTTAATGAAAATTCAGAATTTACCGTATCCATAACAGTAAGCCATATTTTTGTTAACGGCCGTGAATTGGGCTACTTCTACCAATATCTGCAGGAGTCCCTCGACCATCCTGAAGATATCATATGTGCTATTCAATAA
- a CDS encoding FAD-dependent oxidoreductase codes for MKVVIVGGGAGGISTASNIRKIDKNAEITVLTRDENVAYSPCAIPYVLAGKIESFDDIIMRKPEDYKDKNIDVIIEAEVTEVDSDKKTISYIKDGSVNKLDYDKLVLATGGNPFVPPMDGVDLDGVFSIRNIADGVKVQEWAKDAKSALVTGAGLIGIEIAHALVKLGLDVTITEMLPQVVPRSFDKDMADILKEYLELEGINVVLGQPITSLNGDGKVESACFGDGTCIDADMVILATGVRPELDLAKMAGCDVGRWAIIVNEHMETSVPDIYAVGDCVESKDLILGSNTISHLGTTAVRQSKTVARAIVGRKAKFNPVLNAMVSKIGNLEFGAVGFTTSFAQQNNIKPVVEKVEALTRARYYPNAKPMDIKVICDSEGVIIGCQIIAEERVAERIDTMTLAITEGLTCFDLSNVEFAYAPPVSMVTDPLILAVEEVSKKFR; via the coding sequence ATGAAAGTTGTTATTGTTGGTGGAGGAGCAGGTGGTATATCTACCGCTTCTAACATTCGTAAAATTGACAAAAATGCAGAGATTACTGTATTAACTCGTGATGAAAATGTAGCATACTCTCCGTGTGCTATTCCTTATGTATTGGCTGGAAAAATCGAATCTTTCGATGACATTATTATGAGAAAGCCTGAAGACTATAAGGATAAAAACATTGATGTTATTATAGAGGCTGAAGTAACTGAAGTGGACAGCGACAAAAAGACCATCTCCTATATTAAGGACGGTTCTGTTAACAAGTTGGATTATGATAAGCTTGTACTTGCAACTGGAGGTAATCCATTCGTACCGCCTATGGATGGTGTGGATTTGGATGGTGTTTTCTCAATTAGAAATATTGCAGACGGTGTGAAAGTACAGGAATGGGCTAAAGATGCAAAAAGCGCTCTTGTTACTGGTGCTGGTTTGATTGGTATTGAAATAGCTCATGCTTTAGTAAAGCTAGGTTTGGATGTAACAATAACCGAGATGCTACCTCAAGTGGTTCCACGTTCTTTTGACAAGGACATGGCAGATATCTTAAAGGAATATTTGGAGCTTGAAGGAATCAATGTTGTTTTAGGCCAACCGATAACTTCTTTAAATGGTGATGGAAAAGTCGAAAGCGCTTGTTTTGGTGACGGTACCTGTATTGATGCAGACATGGTTATCCTGGCTACTGGTGTAAGGCCTGAACTTGACTTGGCCAAGATGGCTGGTTGTGATGTGGGAAGATGGGCAATCATCGTTAATGAACATATGGAAACATCAGTTCCAGACATTTATGCGGTAGGGGACTGTGTAGAATCTAAGGACCTGATTCTTGGATCAAACACCATTTCTCATTTGGGAACTACAGCCGTTAGACAATCAAAAACAGTCGCACGTGCAATTGTTGGTAGGAAGGCTAAATTCAATCCTGTTCTAAATGCTATGGTTTCCAAAATAGGCAATTTGGAATTTGGTGCTGTTGGTTTTACCACTAGCTTTGCTCAACAGAACAACATCAAGCCTGTTGTTGAAAAGGTAGAGGCTCTTACCCGTGCCCGTTATTATCCTAATGCAAAACCTATGGATATAAAGGTCATCTGTGACAGTGAAGGGGTAATTATCGGCTGTCAGATTATTGCTGAGGAAAGGGTAGCTGAAAGAATCGATACAATGACATTGGCAATCACTGAAGGATTGACATGCTTTGACTTAAGTAACGTTGAGTTTGCATATGCTCCGCCTGTGTCAATGGTTACTGATCCACTTATTCTTGCAGTAGAGGAAGTAAGTAAAAAGTTTAGATAA